The following coding sequences are from one Bos mutus isolate GX-2022 chromosome 22, NWIPB_WYAK_1.1, whole genome shotgun sequence window:
- the FADS1 gene encoding acyl-CoA (8-3)-desaturase isoform X2, with the protein MNSLLIGELSPEQPSFEPTKNKELIHEFRELRATVERMGLMKANPVFFLLYLLHILLLDVAAWLTLWLFGTSLVPFLLCSVLLSIVQAQAGWLQHDFGHLSVFGTSKWNHLLHHFVIGHLKGAPASWWNHLHFQHHAKPNCFRKDPDINMHPFFFALGKVLSVELGKQKKKYMPYNHQHKYFFLIGPPALLPVYFQWYIFYFVIHRKKWVDLAWMITFYVRIFLTYVPLLGLKGFLGLVFMVRFLESNWFVWVTQMNHIPMHIDHDRNMDWVSTQLQATCNVHKSAFNDWFSGHLNFQIEHHLFPTMPRHNYHKVAPLVQSLCAKHGIKYQSKPLFSAFADIVHSLKESGQLWLDAYLHQ; encoded by the exons ATGAACTCCCTCCTGATTGGAGAGCTGTCTCCGGAGCAGCCCAGCTTTGAGCCCACTAAGAAT AAAGAGCTGATTCACGAGTTCCGGGAGCTGCGGGCCACGGTGGAGCGAATGGGGCTCATGAAGGCCAACCCTGTCTTCTTCCTGCTGTACCTGCTGCACATCCTGCTGCTGGACGTCGCTGCCTGGCTCACTCTCTGGCTCTTTGGGACGTCCTTGGTGCCCTTCCTCCTGTGTTCCGTGCTGCTCAGTATAGTTCAG GCCCAGGCTGGCTGGCTGCAGCATGACTTTGGACACCTGTCCGTCTTCGGCACCTCTAAGTGGAACCACCTGTTACATCATTTTGTGATCGGTCACCTGAAG GGGGCCCCTGCCAGCTGGTGGAACCACTTGCACTTCCAGCACCATGCCAAGCCCAACTGCTTCCGCAAAGACCCCGACATCAACATGCACCCCTTCTTCTTTGCCCTGGGGAAGGTCCTCTCTGTGGAG CTcgggaaacagaagaaaaagtacATGCCCTACAACCACCAGCACAAATACTTTTTCCTGA TTGGGCCCCCAGCCTTGCTGCCTGTCTACTTCCAGTGGTATATTTTCTACTTTGTTATCCACAGGAAGAAGTGGGTG GACTTGGCCTGGATGATCACTTTCTACGTCCGTATCTTCCTCACTTATGTGCCGCTGTTGGGACTGAAAGGCTTCCTGGGGCTTGTCTTCATGGTCAG GTTCCTGGAAAGCAATTGGTTTGTGTGGGTTACACAGATGAACCACATCCCCATGCACATTGACCATGACCGCAACATGGACTGGGTCTCCACCCAG CTCCAGGCAACATGCAACGTCCACAAGTCAGCCTTCAATGACTGGTTCAGTGGCCACCTCAACTTCCAGATTGAGCACCA TCTTTTCCCCACGATGCCTCGACACAATTACCACAAAGTGGCTCCCCTGGTGCAGTCCCTGTGTGCCAAGCATGGCATAAAGTACCAGTCCAAGCCCCTGTTCTCAGCCTTCGCTGACATTGTCCA CTCACTGAAGGAGTCCGGGCAGCTCTGGCTAGATGCCTATCTCCACCAATAA
- the FADS1 gene encoding acyl-CoA (8-3)-desaturase isoform X1, which yields MAPETPAQGPTPRYFTWDEVAQRSGREKERWLVIDRKVYNISEFVRRHPGGSRVISHYAGQDATDPFVAFHINKGLVRKYMNSLLIGELSPEQPSFEPTKNKELIHEFRELRATVERMGLMKANPVFFLLYLLHILLLDVAAWLTLWLFGTSLVPFLLCSVLLSIVQAQAGWLQHDFGHLSVFGTSKWNHLLHHFVIGHLKGAPASWWNHLHFQHHAKPNCFRKDPDINMHPFFFALGKVLSVELGKQKKKYMPYNHQHKYFFLIGPPALLPVYFQWYIFYFVIHRKKWVDLAWMITFYVRIFLTYVPLLGLKGFLGLVFMVRFLESNWFVWVTQMNHIPMHIDHDRNMDWVSTQLQATCNVHKSAFNDWFSGHLNFQIEHHLFPTMPRHNYHKVAPLVQSLCAKHGIKYQSKPLFSAFADIVHSLKESGQLWLDAYLHQ from the exons ATGGCCCCCGAGACCCCGGCCCAGGGGCCGACCCCACGCTATTTCACCTGGGACGAAGTGGCTCAGCGCTCTGGACGTGAAAAAGAGCGGTGGCTCGTGATTGACCGAAAGGTGTACAACATCAGTGAATTCGTCCGCCGACATCCCGGGGGCTCCCGGGTCATCAGCCACTACGCGGGGCAGGATGCCACG GATCCCTTTGTGGCGTTCCACATCAACAAGGGCCTTGTGAGGAAGTATATGAACTCCCTCCTGATTGGAGAGCTGTCTCCGGAGCAGCCCAGCTTTGAGCCCACTAAGAAT AAAGAGCTGATTCACGAGTTCCGGGAGCTGCGGGCCACGGTGGAGCGAATGGGGCTCATGAAGGCCAACCCTGTCTTCTTCCTGCTGTACCTGCTGCACATCCTGCTGCTGGACGTCGCTGCCTGGCTCACTCTCTGGCTCTTTGGGACGTCCTTGGTGCCCTTCCTCCTGTGTTCCGTGCTGCTCAGTATAGTTCAG GCCCAGGCTGGCTGGCTGCAGCATGACTTTGGACACCTGTCCGTCTTCGGCACCTCTAAGTGGAACCACCTGTTACATCATTTTGTGATCGGTCACCTGAAG GGGGCCCCTGCCAGCTGGTGGAACCACTTGCACTTCCAGCACCATGCCAAGCCCAACTGCTTCCGCAAAGACCCCGACATCAACATGCACCCCTTCTTCTTTGCCCTGGGGAAGGTCCTCTCTGTGGAG CTcgggaaacagaagaaaaagtacATGCCCTACAACCACCAGCACAAATACTTTTTCCTGA TTGGGCCCCCAGCCTTGCTGCCTGTCTACTTCCAGTGGTATATTTTCTACTTTGTTATCCACAGGAAGAAGTGGGTG GACTTGGCCTGGATGATCACTTTCTACGTCCGTATCTTCCTCACTTATGTGCCGCTGTTGGGACTGAAAGGCTTCCTGGGGCTTGTCTTCATGGTCAG GTTCCTGGAAAGCAATTGGTTTGTGTGGGTTACACAGATGAACCACATCCCCATGCACATTGACCATGACCGCAACATGGACTGGGTCTCCACCCAG CTCCAGGCAACATGCAACGTCCACAAGTCAGCCTTCAATGACTGGTTCAGTGGCCACCTCAACTTCCAGATTGAGCACCA TCTTTTCCCCACGATGCCTCGACACAATTACCACAAAGTGGCTCCCCTGGTGCAGTCCCTGTGTGCCAAGCATGGCATAAAGTACCAGTCCAAGCCCCTGTTCTCAGCCTTCGCTGACATTGTCCA CTCACTGAAGGAGTCCGGGCAGCTCTGGCTAGATGCCTATCTCCACCAATAA